Within the Zea mays cultivar B73 chromosome 10, Zm-B73-REFERENCE-NAM-5.0, whole genome shotgun sequence genome, the region CGACCCGTCCCGCGGGATCACCGCACAGTTGATCTCCTCCCCGTACTTGTCGTCAGGCACCCCGAACGACACCGCCTGCGCCACACCGGGGAGGCCCAGCAGCACGGCGTCCACCTCGATCGGGGAGATCTTCTCCCCGCCGCGGTTGATGAGCTCCTTGATGCGCCCCACCAGCCGGACGTACCCTTGGTCATCCACCACGCCGATGTCCCCCGTGTGGAACCACCCGAACCGGAACGCCGCCTCGTTCGCCTCTGGGTTCCCCTTGTAACCCGCCGTCACGTTGTCCCCGCGGACGCACACCTCCCCGGGGCTCCCCGCCGCCACGAGCCGCCCCTCCTCGTCCAGCACCGCCAGCTCCTGCCCCACCGCGCGCCCCACTGACCCGGGCTTCCGTGGCCCGTCCTCCGGCAGCGGGTTTGACGTCATCAGGTGCGACGCCTCCGTCATCGCGTACGCCTCCAGCACCGGCGCGCTGAACGCCGCCTCCAGCCGCTCCAGGATCGCCGGCGCCAGCGACGCGCTGCAGCTGCGGATGAATCGGAGCGCCGGGTACGCCTCCGGCCGCGACGCGTGCCGGTCCAGGATGATCTGGTGGATCGTCGGCACCGCCGTGTACCAGGTGGCGCCCGACGCCCGCATGTCGGCCCAGAACGTGGACGCCGAGAACCGCCCCGCCGCCGGCAGCGCCACGGACGCGCCCGAAGCCAGCGAGCTCAGCAGGGCGCAGAGGAGCCCGTGCACGTGGAACAGCGGCAGCACCACCACCGTGGCGTCCGTCTCGGCGAGGCGGTACACGGACCGGATGTTCCGCACCGACGCCGCCAGGTTGCGCTGCTTCAGCGGCACGCCCTTGGGCCGGCTCGTCGTGCCGGAGGTGTGCAGGAACAGGGCCACGTCCGACGGGTCGTTGGGGGAGAGAGagcccgccgcgccgccgccgtgggACCCGTTCTCCGGAGCATGGGCCGGGAGGCCGGCGA harbors:
- the LOC100285908 gene encoding Oxalate--CoA ligase, translated to MAMATTEATTLTALLKEAAAAFPTRRAVAVPGRLELTHAALDALVDAAAARLAADAGVLPGHVVALSFPNTVELVIMFLAVIRARGVAAPLNPAYTQEEFEFYLSDSEARLLVTNAEGNAAAQAAAAKLGLAHAAASLHDAAGPVHLAGLPAHAPENGSHGGGAAGSLSPNDPSDVALFLHTSGTTSRPKGVPLKQRNLAASVRNIRSVYRLAETDATVVVLPLFHVHGLLCALLSSLASGASVALPAAGRFSASTFWADMRASGATWYTAVPTIHQIILDRHASRPEAYPALRFIRSCSASLAPAILERLEAAFSAPVLEAYAMTEASHLMTSNPLPEDGPRKPGSVGRAVGQELAVLDEEGRLVAAGSPGEVCVRGDNVTAGYKGNPEANEAAFRFGWFHTGDIGVVDDQGYVRLVGRIKELINRGGEKISPIEVDAVLLGLPGVAQAVSFGVPDDKYGEEINCAVIPRDGSALREEEVLAHCRRNLASFKVPKKVFITDDLPKTATGKIQRRIVAQHFVQPTSA